GGAATGCTGCGCAGGCCGGCGTAGGCGAGCAGCGCCACCAGCGGCGTCCAGTGCCACACGTCCATGGCAAGCACGGTCAGCCAGGCGTGCGTGGCGTTGCCGGTGTAGTCGTAGTCGATGCCCAGCACCTGCAGGGTATGGCCCAGCAAACCGATGTCGGCACGCCCGAAGATCTGCCAGATGGTGCCCACGACGTTCCAGGGAATGAGCAGCGAGAGCGCGACGATGACCAAGGTGACCGAGGCTTTCCAGCCCTTTTCGGGCATGGACAGGGCCAGCACGATGCCAAGGGGGATTTCGACGGCAAGTACCGCCAGCGAGAAGCGGATCTGGTTCCAGAGCGCGTCGTGCAGGTCGGCGTCGCGCATCACGTTGGCGAACCACTCGGTGCCTACGAACACGCGCCGGTCGGGGCTGATGATGTCCTGCACCGAGTAGTTGACTACCGTCATGAAGGGGACGATGGCCGAGAAGGCGACGCAGACAATGACCGGCAGCACCAGCCACCAGGCCTTCTGGTTGACGGGTTTTTCTGTCATGCGACCAACTCCTCGTTGCGGTACAGGCAGGTGAACGCACTCAGCAGTACCAGGCCGGTGACGGTGCCAGGCGCAGGCGGCACCACATCGGCGGCGCAGCGCGCCTTGAGCCGCGTCTCACCAATGCGGCAGCTGAGCATCCAGTGCGTGCCCTGGTCTTGCGTGTGTTCGACGATCGCGGCGGCAGCGCCGGGCGTGTCGCTGGCCGCAAGAGTCAGGTGCTCGGGGCGAATACCCAGTTTGAGCGGTCCGTCGGCCAGATTCGCGGGCGCTGCGCCCAATGCGTGCTGCGCGAGCCAGATCTGGCCGCCGCGCACGGCGACGTCGACGAAGTTCATGCCGGGCGAACCGATGAAGTGTCCGACGAAGGTGTGCGCGGGGCGCTCGAACAATTGCTCGGGTGTGCCCGCCTGCACCACGCGGCCGCGCGCCATGACCACCACCTGGTCGGCAAAGGTCAGGGCTTCCACCTGATCGTGCGTGACGTAGATCAGCGTGAGCTTGAGTTCGTGGTGAATCTGCTTGAGCTTGCGTCTGAGCTTCCATTTCAGATGCGGATCGATCACGGTGAGCGGCTCGTCGAACAGCACGGCGGCCACGTCGGGGCGCACCAGGCCGCGCCCGAGCGAGATCTTCTGCTTTTCGTCGGCCGACAGGCCGGCCGCGCGCCGGTCAAGCTGGTGGCTCATCTCCAGCATTTCGGCGATCTGGCCCACACGCTCCTTGATGCGCGCTAGCGGCACCCCGCGGTTCTTCAACGGAAAGGCGAGGTTCTGCGCCACCGTCATGGTGTCGTAGATCACGGGGAACTGGAACACCTGGGCAATGTTGCGCTGCTGGGGCGAGGCGTGCGTGACGTCGACACCATCAAAGCGCACCGTGCCGCTGGACGGCGCCAGCAGGCCGGAGATGATGTTGAGCATGGTGGTCTTGCCGCAGCCCGAGGGGCCGAGCAGCGCGTAGGCGCCGCCGTCCTCGAAGCTCATCTTCAGCGGCAGCAGCGCGTAGTCCTCGTCACCGCGCGGGTCGCTGCGGTAGGAATGGGCCAGGTCCAGGTCGATGCGGGCCATGCTCAGCCCTCCTGTCCGGTGCGGGCCGGGGCATGCATGAGCGCGCCGGAATCGTCAAAAACATAGACGTCGGCAGCGCTCAGGTACAAGGTGATGGACTGCCCCAGCGTGAAGTGGTGCACCCCGGGCAATTGGGCGACCAGCTCGCCGACGGCGGAGCTGGCATAGATGTAGGTATCGGAGCCGGAGATCTCCGCCAGTTCCACCCGCCCGGGCAGAGGCAGTGCCTGCGCCTGAGCGCTCAGGTGCAAGGCGCTGGCGCGCACGCCCAGGGTGACGGTCTTGCGGGTCTGGCCGATGCCATCGCGGGCCTGCGCCAGCTTCAGCGTCAGGCTGAGGCCGCCGGGCAGGCGCACGCCGTCCGGCAGGCGTTCGCCGGTGATGAGGTTCATCGGCGGGTCGCTGAAGGCGCGCGCCACCTGAACGGAATCGGGGCGGTGAAACACTTGGGCAGTGGGGCCGTATTGCAGCAGCCGCCCTTCATGCAGTACGGCGGTGTAGCCGCCCAGCAACAGGGCTTCGCCCGGTTCTGTAGTGGCATAGACCACGGTCGATTCGCCAGCGGCGAACAACTGCGTCAGCTCTTCGCGCAATTCCTCGCGCAGCTTGTAGTCCAGATTGACCAAGGGCTCGTCCAGCAGCATCAGCGGCGCCTGCTTGGCCAAAGCCCGCGCCAGCGCCACGCGCTGCTGCTGGCCGCCGGAGAGCTCTGCCGGCAGGCGCTGCAGCAAGGCTTCGATATGCAGGCGCTCGGCCAGTTCGCTCACCCGCGCGTCGATCTCGCTGCGGGCGGCTCCGCGCAGGCGCAGCGGCGCGGCAATGTTTTGCGCCACGGTCAGCGAGGGGTAATTGATGAATTGCTGATAGACCATGGCGACGTTGCGCTCGCGCACCGGCAGGCCGGTCACGTCCTTGCCATCTACCAGCACACGTCCGCCGCTGGGCGCATCCAGCCCGGCCATCAGACGCATCAGGCTGGTCTTGCCTGCGCGCGTAGCCCCTAGCAGCACGGTCACGCAGTGTTCGGCGAGAGCCAGTGTCAGCGGCGCGATCCACGTCTCCTGCCCGACGCGCTTGCTCACCTGCTCTAGCACCAGTTGCATTGCTTCCTTCCCCGCAGGCCGACGTGCCCGCATCTGAAGTGTTTCGCTATTTTTCTATTATTTTCTAATTTGATCGAAATGCATGGGTAATTACCCCTAGATTTGTTCGTTTTCGTTCGCATTACAGTCTCGGGGGTGAAGGATCTGAACCCCCGTCAAGTCAAGCTGCTGGAAGCCGTGCGTGTTCGCGGCGCGATGCAGGTGGAAGCGCTGGCCCATGAGTTGGGCGTGACGCTGCAAACCATACGGCGGGATGTGCAGCGCCTTGCCGACAAGGGGGTGCTGGCGCGCTTTCACGGCGGCGTGCGGCTACCGGGCTCGACCACAGAGAACCTGGCGCATGCGCAGCGCCAGGCGCTGCACGCCGACGCCAAGCGCCATATTGCAGAGGCGGTAGCGCGCGATGTGCCCGACGGCAGCTCGCTCTTGATCAACATCGGCACTACCACGGAGGCGGTGGCGCAGGCGCTGCTGCAGCGGAACAACCTGCGCGTGATCACCAACAACCTGAACGTGGCGACGGTGCTCTGCGGCAATCCGACGCACGAGGTGATCGTGGCCGGCGGCGTGGTGCGCGGGCGCGACCGGGGCGTGGTCGGCGGCGCGGCAGTCGACTTCATCAGGCAGTTTCGCGTGGACATCGGCATCATCGGCATCTCGGGCATTGAGGTCGACGGCAGCCTGCGCGACTACGATCTGCGCGAGGTGCAGGTAGCGCAGACCATCATCGCCCAATCGCGCGAGGTCTGGCTGGTGGCCGACGCCAGCAAGTTCAACCGGCCGGCAATGGCGGGGGTGGGCAAACTCGCGCAAATCGACCGGCTCTATACCAGCGCGGCGCCACAGGCGCCTTTTGACCGCCTGCTTGAGGAGGCCGGCGTGGACTGCAGAATCTGTAGCTGAGGGCGGGACACCAGGCCATGGTTCAAGCGGCATGTCGCGCGCGGATCCCCAGCCCCGCAGGAAACGAGAGACCATGAAAACCTATCTTCTCGCGCTCGACCAGGGAACTTCCAGTTCACGCAGCATCCTGTTTGACCGTGACGGCCATATCGTGGCCATCGCGCAGCAGGAGCTGCCGCAGATCTATCCACTCCCCGGCTGGGTCGAGCACGACCCGATGCAGATCTGGCACACCCAGCTGGCCACGGCGCGCGAGGTGCTGGCACGCGCAGGGGTGAGTGCGGCGCAGCTGGCAGCCATAGGCATCACCAACCAGCGCGAGACCACGGTCGTCTGGGATCGGCGCAGCGGAGAGCCGGTACACCATGCCATCGTCTGGCAAGACCGGCGCGCCGAAGCCACCTGCGCGCGCCTGCGCGAGGCGGGTTTGTCGCAACATGTACGCGAACGCACCGGGCTGATCATCGACGCGTACTTTTCCGCTACCAAGCTGCACTGGATACTGCAACACGTGCCAGGCGCACGCGAGCGCGCCGAGCGGGGCGAACTGGCGTTTGGCACGGTAGACAGCTGGCTGATCTGGCAGCTCACCGGGGGCCACGAGGCCAGCACGCGCGCCGGCGCCCGCCACGTGACCGACGTGAGCAACGCCGCGCGCACCATGCTGTTTGACGTGCACGCCAACCGCTGGGACGAGAAACTGCTGGCGGCGCTGAAGATTCCGCCAGCCATGCTGCCCCAGGTGCTGCCCTCCAGCGGCGAATTCGGCCACACCAGCGCCGACCTGCTGGGCGCGCCGGTGCTGATCGGCGGCGCGGCGGGCGACCAGCAGGCGGCGCTGTTCGGCCAGGCCTGCTTTTCTGCCGGCATGGCCAAGAACACCTATGGCACGGGCTGCTTCATGCTGATGCACACCGGGCAGAGCTTCCAGACCTCGGCCAACGGCCTGATCACCACCGCAGCGGCGCAGCCCGGCGCGCAGGTGCAGTACGCGCTGGAGGGCAGCGTCTTCGTCGGCGGCGCAGTGGTGCAGTGGCTGCGCGACGGGCTGCACGCGATCAAGGCGAGCAGCGAAGTGCAGCAGTTGGCCGAAAGCGTGCCCGACTCGGGCGGCGTGGTCTTCGTGCCCGCCTTCACCGGCCTGGGCGCGCCCTACTGGACGCCGGACGCGCGCGGCAGCATCACGGGACTGACGCGCGGCAGCACCATTGCGCACATTGCGCGCGCGGCGCTCGAATCGATTGCCTACCAGAGCGCGGCGCTGCTGGCTGCCATGGGGCGCGACGCCGTGGCCGCTGGCGGCCAGCCGGTGCGCGAGCTGCGCGTGGACGGCGGCGCCTGCGTGAACGATTTGCTGATGCAATTCCAGACCGATTTGCTCGGCATTCCCGTGGTGCGCCCGCAGTGCGTGGAAACCACCGCGCTGGGCGCGGCCTATCTGGCGGGCCTGGCCGCAGGGGTGTATGCCAGCCTGGAAGAGCTCTCGGCGCAGTGGCGGGTGCAGCGGCGCTTCACCCCGCAGATGCCGCCCGAGCGCGCGGCCGAGCTGATGGCACGCTGGGAGCATGCGGTAGCGCAGACCCGGCTGACGCAATAAATTTCATAGCTGTCCGCGCATGCCAACATTGAGTTCATGATAGATATTCTTCTAAAAACCCTATAGATACAGCGCGAGATGCTCTCTTTTTGAAAGGCCACCCATGACATCCACCCAAGCCCCCTTGATCGCCTGCATAGGCGGCGGCAACATGGCCAGCGCGATTCTGGGCGGCCTGCTCGGCCAGGGCCTGGCGGCAGAGCAGGTGACGGTGGTCGAACCCTCCGAGGCCGCACGCGCTGCGCTGCACCAGCGCTACGGCCTGCAGAGCGCGCCCGACGCGCTGGCCGTGGCGCCGGCGCTCGCGCACGCCGATCTGGTGCTCTGGGCGGTCAAGCCGCAGGTTTTTCGCGCCGCCGCCGAGCCAGTGGCGCCGCACGTGGGCGCGGCGCTGCACCTGAGCGTGGCCGCCGGCATTCCCACCGACAGCATCGCGCGCTGGCTGGGCACCGGGCGCATCGTGCGCGCCATGCCCAATACGCCGGCGCTGATCGGACAAGGCATCAGCGGCCTGTTTGCCCGCCCCGAGGTGAGCGAGGCCGACAAGGCCTTGATCGAGCGCGTCATGGCCAGCACCGGCCAGTCGCTGTGGGTGCACAGTGAGGCGCAGCTCGACGCGGTGACCGCGCTCTCGGGCTCGGGCCCGGCCTATGTGTTCTTTTTCCTCGAAGCCATGATGCAGGCCGGCCAGGAGATGGGCCTGAGCGCAGCGCACTGCCGCCAGCTGGCCCTGGCCACCTTCGGCGGCGCCACCGAGCTGGCGCGGCGCGCCGATGAATCCCCGGCAGAGCTGCGCGCGCGCGTGACCAGCGCCGGCGGCACCACGCACGCGGCCATCACGCATCTGCAGCAGCAGCGGGTGGACGCGCACTTCATCGCCGCGCTCAAGGCCGCGCAGGCCAGGGCCGGGGAGCTGGCGGCCGAGTTCGGCAAGGACTGAGCAGCAAAGGCCTGCGCTCGCCGGGCGCACAGAGCGCATGCGGCCATGGCGCCGTCCCGCGCCGCACGTCGACCGGGCAGGCCGGCCGCTCAGCGCGCGTACGCCAGCGCCACGCCGGCAAACAGGCAGGCGCCCATCCAGTGGCTCTGGCTGAAGGCGGTAAAGCAACCCGCGCGCTCGCGCTGGCGGATCAGGCGGTAGTGCCAGGGCACCTGCGCCGCTGCGGCCAGCCAGCCGAGCCAGAAGGGCCAGCCCAGGCCCAGGGGCGCGAGCAGCCAGGCGGTGAGCAGCAGGCAGGCGCTGTAAAAACCGATGACGCAGGCCACGTCCCAGCGGCCAAAGGTGATGGCCGAGGTCTTGATACCTATCTTCAGGTCGTCGTCGCGGTCCACCATGGCGTATTCGGTGTCGTAGCCCAGCACCATGCCCATGTTGGCCAGCAGCAGCAGCCAGGCAAGCAGCGGCACGCCGCCCGTCACCGCCGCAAAGCCGATCACGATGCCGAAGCTGAAGGCCACGCCCAGCACTGCCTGGGGCACCGAAAGAAAGCGCTTGGTGTAGGGATAGACCACCGCCACCAGCACGCCGACCGCGGCCCAGGCCACGGCCTCCAGGCGCGTGGTGAGCACCAGCGCCAGCGCGAGCCCGGTGAGTACCATGCCGACCATGCCGGCCTCGGCCACCGACAGCTCGCCGGTAGTGAGCGGGCGCCCGCGCGTGCGCTTGACGTGGCGGTCGAACTCGCGGTCGGCAATGTCGTTGATCACGCAGCCGGCCGAGCGCGTGAGGATGGTGCCGGCCACGAAGACCGCCAGCAGATGCCAGCCCGGAAAGCCGCCCGAAGCCACCCACAAGGCCACCAGCGTGGGCCAGAGCAGCACCAGCCAGCCGGCCGGGCGGTTGAAGCGGATCAGGTCGAGGTAGAGCGCCAGCCGCGTGCGCGGCGCGCGGGCAGGCAGGGGCAGCGCGGAATCGGTCATGGGGCGAAATTGTCCGCAAAAGCCGCGCGCCCTGCACGCACGCCCGAATGCGCGCGCCCACTGCTTAGGGCGACGCTGAACAAGCCCCCGTGATTGCGCGCGCCCAGCCTGGGGATGGGCTGCAAGGCGCAAACCGCAGCAATAGCCGAAGCTATTGCGAGGATTTGCAAGGCCGCAGACCGCCGTAGGCTGGGATGCGCGACGCGCGAGGGGCTTGTTCAGCGTTGCCTTAGGTGTGCGGCGCGGCGGGCGCCTCTGAGGGCGCTCAGGCCCGAAGCGGCCGAACGCTCAATCCTGCAGCAGCGCGCGCAGCATCCAGGCCGTCTGCTCGTGCACCGTCAGGCGCTGGGTGAGCAAGTCGGTGGTGGGTTCGTCGTCGGCGTCGTCCACCAGGTCGAGCATGCCGCGCGCGGTGCGCGCGACCGCCTCGTGGCCCTCGACAAGGATGCGCACCATCTCCAGCGCCCTGGGCGGCGTGGCCGGGGCGTCCGCCAGCGAAGACAGCTTGCCGAACGCGGCATAGGAGCCCGGCGCCACGTGGCCCAGGGCGCGGATGCGCTCGGCGATCGGGTCCACCGCGTTCCACAGCTCGGTGTACTGCTCCATGAACATCAGGTGCAGGGTGTTGAACATCGGACCGGTCACGTTCCAGTGGAAGTTGTGCGTGGTCAGGTACAGCGTATAGGTGTCGGCCAGCAGGTGCGACAAGCCGTCGGCAATGGCCGCGCGGTCCTTCTCGCTGATGCCGATGTTGATCTGCAGGCCGGCGCTGCTCGGGCGTGCGCTGCGGGGTTGGTTGGGCTTCTTGGCCATGCGTGCTGCTCCTTGCTTGGGGTAAATGGGCGTGCTGAATACGATAGCAGCAAGCGCCGATTTTTCAAGGGTTTGGCGATGGTTTCTGGCTATCGCGCAAATAGCCATGCGCCTCAGGTGAGCATGCGCACGCCGGGCAGCTTGCAGGCGTAGATGGAATTGCGCAGCGCCGCAATCGCCTCGTAGCGCGTGAAGCTGCGCCGCCAGGCCAGCACCACGCGGCGGCTGGGTACCGGCACGCCCGGCGCCTCTTCCAGCGGCAGGTAGCGGATGGAGGGCTCGTCCGAGCGGCGCCGACGCACAGGCGAGAGCGCGTCCTGGGGCACGGCCAGGCGCGGCACCAGCGTCACGCCCATGCCGGCGGCCACCATGTGCTTGATGGTCTCCAGCGACGAGCCCTCGAAGGTGCGGCGTATGCCCTCGGCATTGGTGGCAAAGCGCGCAAACTCGGGGCAGACCTGCAGCACGTGGTCGCGAAAGCAATGGCCGGTGCCCAGGAGCAGCATGGTCTCGTTCTTCAGTTCCAGCGCCGATACCGCCGCCTGGCGCGCGAACGGATGGGTCGCGGGCACCGCCGCGAGAAATGGTTCGTCGTACAGCGGCGCCAGCGCCAGTCCGGTGTCGGGGAAGGGCTCGGCCAGGATGGCGCAGTCGATCTCGCCGGTGCGCAGCATCTCCAGCAGGCGCACGGTGAAGTTCTCCTGCAGCATCAGCGGCATCTGCGGCGTGCGCCGTATCGACTGGTACACGAGCTGCGGCAGCAGGTAGGGTCCTATGGTGTAGATGATGCCCAGGGTCAGCGCGCCGGCCAGCGGGTCCTTGCCGCGCTTGGCGATCTCGTGGATGGCCGCGGCCTGCTCCAGCACGCTCTGGGCCTGGCGCACGATCTCCTCGCCCAGCGTGGTCAGCGTGACTTCGGCGGCGCTGCGCTCGAAGATCTTCACCTCCAGCTCTTTTTCCAGCTTCTTGATGCCCACGGAGAGCGTCGGCTGGGCCACGAAGCAGGCCTCGGCCGCGCGGCCAAAGTGGCGCTCGCGCGCCACGGCCACGATGTATTTGAGTTCGGTCAGCGTCATGGGCGGGCCTGCCAGGTGCAATGGGTCGCGGATCGGGCGCCGGCGGCGCGCTCAAGCCTTGAGATATTCCGATTTTCCCCCGAGCCAGCGCGCAATGTGTGCGCTGGCAAGCTCAGGGTACTCGGCGAGCATGCGCGGCGCGGTATCGCGCGCCCATTGCAGCAGCGCGCCGTCGGTGGCCAGGTCGGCAAAGCGCAGCATCGCGTCGCCCGACTGACGCGCACCGAGGAATTCGCCGGGGCCGCGGATGTCCAGGTCGCGCCGCGCAATCTCGAAGCCGTCCTGGCTTTGCACCATGGCCCGGAGCCGCTCGCGCGCGCCCGGGCCCAGCCGCCCGCCTTCGCCCGTGCCGTAGAGCAGCACGCAGGCCGAGGCCGCCGCGCCGCGGCCCACGCGCCCGCGCAGCTGGTGCAGTTGCGACAGGCCAAAGCGCTCGGCGTGCTCGACCACCATCAGGCTGGCATTGGGCACGTCCACTCCGACCTCGATCACCGTGGTGCAGACGAGCAGCGCCAGCGCGCCCGCCTGGAAGGCCTGCATCACCGCCTGCTTCTCGGGCGCCGGCATGCGCGAATGCAGCAGGCCCACCTGCACGCCGGGCAGCTCCCCGGCCAATTCCATGTGGGTGGCGGTGGCATTGCGCAGGTCCAGTGCCTCGCTCTCTTCGATCAGCGGACAAACCCAGTAGGCCTGGCGCCCGCCCGCGACCTGATCGCGCAGCCGGGCTATGACCTCGTCGCGGCGGCTGTCGGCGATCAGCCGGGTGACGATGGGCGTGCGCCCCGGCGGCAGCTCGTCGATGGTGGAGACGTCCAGATCCGCGTAATAGCTCATCGCCAGCGTGCGCGGAATCGGCGTGGCGGTCATCATCAGCAGGTGCGGCTCGCCGCCCGCAGCGGCGCCGGGCTTTTGGCGCAGCGCCAGGCGCTGGGCCACGCCGAAGCGGTGTTGCTCGTCGATCACCACCAGGCCCAGGCGCGCGAGCTGCACCTGCTGCTGGATGACCGCGTGCGTGCCCACCACCAGCGCGGCCTGGCCGCTGGCGATCTGCGCGAGCATGGCGGCGCGCTCCTTCTTCTTCTGCCCGCCGGCGAGCCAGGCCACGGCCTGCCCGCGCGCTTCGAGCAGCGGCGCGAGCCATTGCACCAGCTTGGCAAAGTGCTGGCGCGCCAGGATCTCGGTTGGCGCCATGAGCACGCATTGCCAGCCCGCATCCATGGCCTGGCAGGCGGCCAGCGCCGCCACCACCGTCTTGCCCGCGCCCACGTCGCCCTGCAGCAGGCGGTGCATGGGCTGGGCCCGTGCCAGGTCGGCCGCAATCTCGGCGCCCACGCGCTGCTGCGCTGCGGTGAGAGCGAAGGGCAGACGCGCAAGCAGCGCCGCATGCAGACCCTGGCCAGCCTGCGGCAGCGCCAGCACCGGCGCGCGTTGGCGTGCCCGCTGGGCGCGCGCCGTGGCCTGGGAGAGCTGCTGCGCCAGCAACTCTTCGGCCTTCAGGCGCTGCCAGGCGGGGTGGCTGTGGTCTTGCAGCGTGGCCAGCGCCACGTCGGGCGTCGGGTGGTGCAAAAACAGGAGCGACTCGCGCAGTCCCCACCAGCTTTTTCTGCCATTTCCCATCTGAATTTGTGGCGGCAGCGGTGGCAGCAGCGCCTCGGGCACGGTGTCGGGCAGTTGCACCCGCGCCAGCGCCGTGGCCACTGCGCGGCGCAGATAGGCCTGGGGCAGCTGCGCGCTGGCCGGATAGACAGGGGTGAGCGCGGCGGGCAGCGGCCCTTCGGCCTTGCGAAACGCCGGATGCACCATCTGGCGCCCCCAGAAACCGCCGCGCATTTCGCCGCGCACGCGCAGGCGCTCGCCCACGGCCAGGGTCTTGAGCTGTGAAGGGTAGAAGCTGAAAAAGCGCAGCTCGCAGCGGTCGCTGCCGTCGTCCAGCACCACCACGAGCTGGCGGCGCGGGCGCTGCTGCACCTCGCTGTGCACCACCACGCCCTCGATCTGCGCAACCTCGCCGTCGCGCGCGTTGCGTATCGCGGTGATGCGGGTTTCGTCCTCGTAGCGCAGCGGCAGATGCAGCGCCAGGTCGATGTCCCTGAGCAGTCCCAGCCGCTCCAGCGCCTGCTGCGCAGGGCTGCGCCGTACAGTTGACAATTTCGCGGAATTGCGGGGTGCCTCGCTCACCCAAACAGGCTACCATGGCCGCCATCCATTGCAGCCGATTCTGCCGCCCGGGGCATGCTCAAGCGCATACACGTCCGCCATCTTGCCGCAGGCATGTATATCCACGAGTTTTGTGGCTCGTGGATGGAGCACCCGTTCTGGCGCACGCGCTTTCTGCTCAGGAACGCGCAAGACATCGCGCGCATCCGGGACAGCTCCATCCAGGAGGTCTGGATCGATACCGCCAAGGGCCGCGACGTGGCCCAGGCCGCCGAGCCGGTGCTGCCGGACGAGGCTGAGGCCCAGATCCAGAGCGCGCTGGCCGAGCTGCAGCCCGAGCTGCCCACCACGCCACTGCCCCAGGCCGCGCCGCTGGCCGACCTCTCCCCCACCAGCACCAGCGAGGAGCTGCAGCGTGCGCGCAGCATCTGCAATCGTGCGCGCGAGCAGGTGCTGTCGATGTTCGAGGAGGCGCGCATGGGCCAGGCGATCAACGCCCAGGGCGCGCAGGCGACGGTAGACGAGCTCGCCGGGTCGCTCGCGCGCAACCCTGGCGCGCTGATCAGTCTGGCGCGGCTGAAGACGGCCGACGAATACACCTACATGCACTCGGTGTCGGTCTGCGCGCTGATGATGGCGCTGGCGCGCCAGCTGCAGCTCGACGAGGCCACGGTGCGCATGGCGGGCCTGGCGGGGCTGATGCACGACGTGGGCAAGGCGCGCATTCCCGACGCCATCCTGAACAAGCCGGCGCGCCTGAGCGAAGAGGAGTTCGACATCATGCGCAGCCACCCGGCCTTCGGCCTGGAAATCCTGCGCGTGAGCAAGATGCCGATGCAGGTGCTCGACGCCTGCCTGCACCACCACGAGAAAATGGACGGCAGCGGCTACCCGCACCGCCTGACCGGGCCCGACATCCACCTGCTGGCGCGCATGAGCGCGGTCTGCGACGTCTACGACGCCATCACCTCCAACCGCCCCTACAAGAACGGCTGGGACCCGTCGGACGCGCTCCGACGCATGGCCGAATGGACGCGCGGGCACTTTGACAGCCGCATCTTCCAGGCCTTCGTCAAGTGCATGGGCATCTACCCCACGGGTTCGCTGGTGCGCCTCGCCTCAGGGCATCTGGCGGTGGTGCAGGAGCAATCCCCGGGCACC
The DNA window shown above is from Comamonas sp. NLF-1-9 and carries:
- a CDS encoding carbohydrate ABC transporter permease; the protein is MTEKPVNQKAWWLVLPVIVCVAFSAIVPFMTVVNYSVQDIISPDRRVFVGTEWFANVMRDADLHDALWNQIRFSLAVLAVEIPLGIVLALSMPEKGWKASVTLVIVALSLLIPWNVVGTIWQIFGRADIGLLGHTLQVLGIDYDYTGNATHAWLTVLAMDVWHWTPLVALLAYAGLRSIPDAYYQAARIDGASRWAVFRYIQLPKMRAVLMIAVLLRFMDSFMIYTEPFVLTGGGPGSATTFLSQYLTQKAVGQFDLGPAAAFSLIYFLIILMLCFILYNWMQRVGTKDRQGSAP
- a CDS encoding ABC transporter ATP-binding protein; this encodes MARIDLDLAHSYRSDPRGDEDYALLPLKMSFEDGGAYALLGPSGCGKTTMLNIISGLLAPSSGTVRFDGVDVTHASPQQRNIAQVFQFPVIYDTMTVAQNLAFPLKNRGVPLARIKERVGQIAEMLEMSHQLDRRAAGLSADEKQKISLGRGLVRPDVAAVLFDEPLTVIDPHLKWKLRRKLKQIHHELKLTLIYVTHDQVEALTFADQVVVMARGRVVQAGTPEQLFERPAHTFVGHFIGSPGMNFVDVAVRGGQIWLAQHALGAAPANLADGPLKLGIRPEHLTLAASDTPGAAAAIVEHTQDQGTHWMLSCRIGETRLKARCAADVVPPAPGTVTGLVLLSAFTCLYRNEELVA
- a CDS encoding ABC transporter ATP-binding protein; translation: MQLVLEQVSKRVGQETWIAPLTLALAEHCVTVLLGATRAGKTSLMRLMAGLDAPSGGRVLVDGKDVTGLPVRERNVAMVYQQFINYPSLTVAQNIAAPLRLRGAARSEIDARVSELAERLHIEALLQRLPAELSGGQQQRVALARALAKQAPLMLLDEPLVNLDYKLREELREELTQLFAAGESTVVYATTEPGEALLLGGYTAVLHEGRLLQYGPTAQVFHRPDSVQVARAFSDPPMNLITGERLPDGVRLPGGLSLTLKLAQARDGIGQTRKTVTLGVRASALHLSAQAQALPLPGRVELAEISGSDTYIYASSAVGELVAQLPGVHHFTLGQSITLYLSAADVYVFDDSGALMHAPARTGQEG
- a CDS encoding DeoR/GlpR family DNA-binding transcription regulator, producing MQVEALAHELGVTLQTIRRDVQRLADKGVLARFHGGVRLPGSTTENLAHAQRQALHADAKRHIAEAVARDVPDGSSLLINIGTTTEAVAQALLQRNNLRVITNNLNVATVLCGNPTHEVIVAGGVVRGRDRGVVGGAAVDFIRQFRVDIGIIGISGIEVDGSLRDYDLREVQVAQTIIAQSREVWLVADASKFNRPAMAGVGKLAQIDRLYTSAAPQAPFDRLLEEAGVDCRICS
- the glpK gene encoding glycerol kinase GlpK, encoding MKTYLLALDQGTSSSRSILFDRDGHIVAIAQQELPQIYPLPGWVEHDPMQIWHTQLATAREVLARAGVSAAQLAAIGITNQRETTVVWDRRSGEPVHHAIVWQDRRAEATCARLREAGLSQHVRERTGLIIDAYFSATKLHWILQHVPGARERAERGELAFGTVDSWLIWQLTGGHEASTRAGARHVTDVSNAARTMLFDVHANRWDEKLLAALKIPPAMLPQVLPSSGEFGHTSADLLGAPVLIGGAAGDQQAALFGQACFSAGMAKNTYGTGCFMLMHTGQSFQTSANGLITTAAAQPGAQVQYALEGSVFVGGAVVQWLRDGLHAIKASSEVQQLAESVPDSGGVVFVPAFTGLGAPYWTPDARGSITGLTRGSTIAHIARAALESIAYQSAALLAAMGRDAVAAGGQPVRELRVDGGACVNDLLMQFQTDLLGIPVVRPQCVETTALGAAYLAGLAAGVYASLEELSAQWRVQRRFTPQMPPERAAELMARWEHAVAQTRLTQ
- the proC gene encoding pyrroline-5-carboxylate reductase, which translates into the protein MTSTQAPLIACIGGGNMASAILGGLLGQGLAAEQVTVVEPSEAARAALHQRYGLQSAPDALAVAPALAHADLVLWAVKPQVFRAAAEPVAPHVGAALHLSVAAGIPTDSIARWLGTGRIVRAMPNTPALIGQGISGLFARPEVSEADKALIERVMASTGQSLWVHSEAQLDAVTALSGSGPAYVFFFLEAMMQAGQEMGLSAAHCRQLALATFGGATELARRADESPAELRARVTSAGGTTHAAITHLQQQRVDAHFIAALKAAQARAGELAAEFGKD
- a CDS encoding 4-hydroxybenzoate octaprenyltransferase, whose protein sequence is MPARAPRTRLALYLDLIRFNRPAGWLVLLWPTLVALWVASGGFPGWHLLAVFVAGTILTRSAGCVINDIADREFDRHVKRTRGRPLTTGELSVAEAGMVGMVLTGLALALVLTTRLEAVAWAAVGVLVAVVYPYTKRFLSVPQAVLGVAFSFGIVIGFAAVTGGVPLLAWLLLLANMGMVLGYDTEYAMVDRDDDLKIGIKTSAITFGRWDVACVIGFYSACLLLTAWLLAPLGLGWPFWLGWLAAAAQVPWHYRLIRQRERAGCFTAFSQSHWMGACLFAGVALAYAR
- a CDS encoding Dps family protein, translating into MAKKPNQPRSARPSSAGLQINIGISEKDRAAIADGLSHLLADTYTLYLTTHNFHWNVTGPMFNTLHLMFMEQYTELWNAVDPIAERIRALGHVAPGSYAAFGKLSSLADAPATPPRALEMVRILVEGHEAVARTARGMLDLVDDADDEPTTDLLTQRLTVHEQTAWMLRALLQD
- a CDS encoding LysR substrate-binding domain-containing protein, yielding MTLTELKYIVAVARERHFGRAAEACFVAQPTLSVGIKKLEKELEVKIFERSAAEVTLTTLGEEIVRQAQSVLEQAAAIHEIAKRGKDPLAGALTLGIIYTIGPYLLPQLVYQSIRRTPQMPLMLQENFTVRLLEMLRTGEIDCAILAEPFPDTGLALAPLYDEPFLAAVPATHPFARQAAVSALELKNETMLLLGTGHCFRDHVLQVCPEFARFATNAEGIRRTFEGSSLETIKHMVAAGMGVTLVPRLAVPQDALSPVRRRRSDEPSIRYLPLEEAPGVPVPSRRVVLAWRRSFTRYEAIAALRNSIYACKLPGVRMLT